A part of Palaemon carinicauda isolate YSFRI2023 chromosome 8, ASM3689809v2, whole genome shotgun sequence genomic DNA contains:
- the LOC137644757 gene encoding uncharacterized protein — MEEATVLTDTRINEILTEHLKVDALQEALLNLLEIPKSEKETAHLTTVCNELQRAFTDTVAEATAAANHDSTQGSGQKPTETPKPTGDHLYGFENLHCTCHLKGTIYNSWKISS, encoded by the exons ATGGAGGAAGCAACTGTGTTGACGGATACCAGAATTAACGAAATCTTGACTGAGCATTTG AAAGTAGATGCCCTACAGGAAGCTCTTTTAAATCTCTTGGAAATTCCCAAGTCTGAAAAGGAAACTGCACATCTTACAACTGTCTGTAATGAACTACAACGGGCATTCACTGACACTGTAGCAGAAGCAACTGCAGCAGCAAACCATGATAGTACACAAGGCAGTGGCCAGAAGCCTACTGAAACACCCAAGCCTACAGG AGATCATTTATATGGGTTTGAAAATTTACACTGTACATGTCATCTGAAAGGTACAATATATAATAGTTGGAAAATATCTTCATAA